A window of Mucilaginibacter paludis DSM 18603 contains these coding sequences:
- a CDS encoding HAD family hydrolase has product MTHIKNIIFDYGNVIFTIDFAIAQKAWADLGVANVEQFFGHREQDEVFNAFDKGEISADEFRKQIRIKAGNANLTDEQINHAWNSMLLGIPEGNHELLLKLKDKYRTFLLSNINAIHYDYIMDYLKREFGFDGNDHLFEKVYYSHLMGKRKPNADIFEQILQENNLKPEETLFIDDSPQHLATAEKLGMQVFLMKAPDTIQAFIARENL; this is encoded by the coding sequence ATGACTCATATTAAGAATATCATTTTCGATTACGGGAACGTTATATTCACCATCGATTTTGCAATTGCCCAAAAGGCCTGGGCTGATTTAGGGGTTGCCAACGTAGAGCAATTTTTTGGACATCGCGAACAGGATGAAGTTTTCAACGCTTTTGATAAGGGCGAAATTAGTGCCGATGAGTTTAGAAAACAGATCCGCATCAAGGCCGGCAACGCTAATCTAACCGACGAGCAGATTAACCATGCCTGGAACTCCATGTTGTTGGGGATCCCCGAAGGCAACCACGAACTTCTGCTTAAACTGAAGGATAAATACCGCACATTTTTGTTGAGTAACATCAATGCCATCCATTATGATTATATTATGGATTATCTGAAGCGCGAATTTGGTTTTGATGGGAACGACCATTTATTCGAGAAGGTGTATTACTCGCATTTAATGGGTAAGCGCAAGCCCAACGCTGATATTTTTGAACAGATATTGCAGGAGAATAACCTGAAGCCCGAAGAAACACTTTTTATAGACGATAGCCCTCAACACCTGGCCACTGCCGAAAAATTAGGTATGCAGGTTTTTTTAATGAAGGCTCCGGATACTATACAGGCTTTTATTGCGCGCGAAAATCTTTAA
- a CDS encoding fatty acid desaturase translates to MAKRTDFNWSDESEPHKKRTKKIITEHPEIRQLIGRNPYTMLVILLCVGIQIGLAIWLKDASWWLVLLVSYAVGAFASHTLFICIHECAHNLVFKNRTLNTLAGIFANLPQGFASSVSFQKYHLKHHSFQGVAELDADMPFGWEARLINNRWFGKSMWLLFFPVFQLLRPFRLKEINLLDAWTVVNWLAEIVFMGGVIYFFGAKAVMYMIFSFFFSVGLHPLGARWVQEHYLTHGDHQETKSYYGVLNVVNLNVGYHNEHHDFPSVPWNKLPQIKKVAGEHYETLGYHTSYTVLLFQFLFNRDLSLFSRTKRSNRGGKLKASPVTATEEVVL, encoded by the coding sequence ATGGCGAAAAGAACAGATTTTAACTGGTCGGACGAGAGCGAACCCCACAAAAAGAGAACTAAAAAAATCATTACAGAACATCCGGAAATCAGGCAACTCATAGGCAGAAATCCATATACCATGTTGGTTATCTTGCTATGTGTCGGTATACAAATTGGCCTGGCTATATGGTTAAAAGATGCATCGTGGTGGCTGGTTTTGCTGGTTTCGTACGCGGTTGGTGCTTTTGCCAGTCACACCTTATTTATCTGCATACATGAGTGTGCGCATAACCTGGTATTTAAAAACCGTACGCTTAATACGCTGGCTGGCATATTTGCTAATTTGCCGCAGGGCTTTGCAAGTTCGGTATCGTTCCAAAAATATCATTTAAAGCATCATTCTTTCCAGGGCGTGGCCGAGTTGGATGCCGATATGCCCTTTGGCTGGGAGGCCCGCTTAATTAACAACAGGTGGTTTGGTAAATCCATGTGGTTGTTATTTTTTCCGGTGTTCCAGTTACTGCGCCCTTTCCGTTTAAAGGAGATTAATTTGTTGGACGCCTGGACCGTGGTTAACTGGCTGGCCGAAATAGTGTTTATGGGGGGCGTTATTTATTTTTTTGGCGCTAAGGCTGTTATGTATATGATATTTAGTTTCTTTTTTTCGGTAGGCCTTCATCCGCTTGGTGCACGGTGGGTACAAGAGCATTACCTCACTCATGGCGATCATCAGGAAACTAAAAGTTATTATGGCGTATTAAATGTGGTTAATTTAAATGTAGGGTACCATAACGAGCACCACGATTTTCCGTCGGTGCCATGGAATAAGCTACCGCAGATAAAAAAAGTAGCTGGTGAGCATTATGAAACTTTGGGTTACCATACATCTTATACAGTTTTACTTTTTCAATTTTTATTTAACAGAGACCTTTCACTTTTCTCGCGCACTAAACGCTCAAATCGGGGTGGTAAATTAAAGGCTTCGCCGGTAACAGCAACCGAAGAGGTGGTACTTTAA
- a CDS encoding site-specific integrase yields the protein MQTSQSFGIHFTTRPDKAKDGKEPIYACVTVNKQRAYIALKQNVDPKNWDGGKGAAKGNKDEVKSINNYLEEVRLAIGNCYKELQLKRKMLSAKAIKDLYLGEEAEVYSLSRLITYHNETSTTDLKWSTLRHYYVTQRYLVKFLEDQHHASDIYLHQLDFKFVKDFEVYLRNHKPKDHQKPLNNNGVMKHIIRLKKMVNLALNLQWITNDPFATYKLKILKVNREQLSEKELADMEKKKLSIERLDMVRDMFVFCCYTGLSYVDMINLTPGHIIAGSDGERWIRTCREKTLIPVNVPLLPQALTILDKYKDNIRSLSNGRVFPTVSNQKVNSYLKEIADLCGITKNVTFHIARHTFATTVTLSNGVPIETVSKILGHTKITTTQIYAKVVERKLKEDMNALKLRIGSSTL from the coding sequence ATGCAAACATCACAGAGCTTCGGTATCCATTTTACCACCCGTCCGGACAAAGCCAAAGACGGAAAAGAACCCATTTACGCCTGCGTAACCGTTAACAAGCAACGCGCTTACATCGCTTTAAAACAAAACGTCGATCCTAAAAATTGGGATGGCGGCAAGGGTGCGGCCAAAGGCAACAAGGATGAGGTAAAATCCATTAATAACTATTTGGAAGAAGTACGGCTCGCTATTGGCAACTGTTATAAGGAACTTCAATTAAAAAGGAAGATGTTATCTGCCAAAGCTATCAAAGATCTTTACCTCGGCGAAGAAGCAGAAGTTTATTCCTTGAGCCGCCTTATAACGTACCACAATGAAACTTCTACTACGGATTTGAAGTGGAGTACCCTGAGACATTATTATGTCACCCAGCGGTATTTGGTGAAGTTTTTAGAGGACCAACATCATGCCTCTGACATTTACCTTCACCAGCTTGATTTTAAATTTGTAAAAGACTTTGAAGTTTACCTGCGAAATCATAAACCGAAGGACCATCAAAAGCCTTTAAATAACAACGGTGTGATGAAGCATATTATCAGGCTTAAAAAAATGGTCAATCTCGCCTTGAACCTGCAATGGATTACCAATGATCCGTTTGCTACCTACAAATTAAAAATTCTTAAAGTTAATCGCGAACAGCTATCCGAAAAGGAACTGGCCGATATGGAGAAAAAGAAACTTTCTATCGAACGCCTGGATATGGTTAGGGATATGTTTGTTTTCTGCTGCTATACCGGATTATCTTATGTTGATATGATTAATTTAACACCTGGGCACATCATTGCAGGAAGTGATGGAGAGCGTTGGATCAGAACTTGCCGGGAAAAAACTTTGATACCTGTAAATGTGCCACTGCTTCCGCAAGCCCTAACAATTTTGGATAAATACAAAGACAACATAAGATCATTATCCAATGGTCGGGTTTTTCCAACTGTGTCCAATCAAAAGGTAAACAGCTATTTAAAGGAAATTGCCGATTTATGTGGTATTACTAAAAATGTAACCTTTCATATAGCCAGGCATACTTTTGCCACGACAGTAACGCTATCTAATGGAGTACCTATTGAAACGGTTAGTAAAATTCTGGGGCACACAAAGATTACTACAACACAGATTTATGCTAAAGTGGTGGAAAGGAAATTGAAAGAAGATATGAACGCTTTAAAACTCCGTATTGGCAGTTCTACTTTGTAA
- a CDS encoding McrC family protein, with protein MFKTFEFGDWFPISNRKTLQPYLEEVWTQSKPLDDELQPITEDVSTLKSYQGFLTFDGTSGRARNYIGFIQSDDFHLEVYPKVFKRQSIDEDSIKLFLKHIFYWFDYCRRWKFPFTNVNLDSHDCENFPELMINLMADQIISVITNSPLMLYEEIEESLSIPRGRINFTRYLNSGLSNGNQHILECDHEPLMFDNQLNRIIKHVTRQLKQRAKFPETLHKLNEILFILDEVTDESCNSSSLSRVKLNPFFDDYNDIVSICRLVLNQEIYSNNHYEQSHWCLLFPMEYIFEDFVAGFIEKELSAEWIIEFQKQDLYLTDKPSEAFKMKHDILLTSKFDATIKIIVDTKYKIRSKEDQRNSKKGIAQSDMYQMTAYALRRACTHVLLLYPNEIEVLKNKSEFIITSGFEKSHAVKIIAGEIPFWSMDNFGQLSVELKRCLSGLLTIN; from the coding sequence ATGTTTAAAACGTTTGAGTTTGGCGATTGGTTTCCGATTAGCAATAGGAAGACTCTTCAACCCTATTTGGAAGAGGTATGGACGCAAAGCAAGCCGCTTGACGACGAGCTTCAACCTATCACCGAAGATGTATCAACTTTAAAATCTTATCAGGGCTTCTTAACCTTTGATGGTACCAGTGGAAGAGCCAGGAATTATATAGGATTTATACAATCAGACGATTTTCATCTGGAAGTTTATCCCAAAGTGTTTAAAAGGCAATCCATAGATGAGGATAGCATTAAACTATTCTTAAAGCATATTTTTTATTGGTTCGATTACTGCCGACGTTGGAAATTTCCTTTCACAAATGTGAATTTAGATTCACATGACTGTGAAAATTTTCCGGAATTGATGATTAATCTAATGGCAGATCAAATTATTTCAGTAATAACAAATTCTCCCTTAATGCTTTATGAAGAGATTGAGGAGTCTTTAAGTATCCCACGTGGCAGGATTAATTTTACTAGGTATTTGAACAGTGGTTTAAGTAATGGGAATCAGCATATTTTAGAATGCGACCATGAACCTCTAATGTTTGATAATCAACTAAATCGAATTATCAAACATGTCACACGCCAGTTGAAGCAGAGAGCGAAATTCCCGGAAACGCTTCATAAACTGAACGAAATTCTGTTTATTTTGGATGAGGTAACTGATGAATCTTGCAACAGTTCAAGTTTGAGCAGGGTTAAACTAAATCCTTTTTTTGATGACTATAATGATATTGTTTCTATATGCCGGTTAGTACTCAATCAGGAAATATATAGTAATAACCATTATGAGCAATCACATTGGTGTCTGCTATTTCCGATGGAGTATATATTTGAGGATTTTGTTGCTGGATTTATTGAAAAAGAGCTTTCAGCGGAATGGATAATAGAATTTCAAAAACAGGATCTTTATTTGACTGATAAACCATCCGAGGCATTTAAAATGAAGCACGATATATTATTGACGTCCAAATTCGATGCCACGATTAAAATAATTGTTGATACTAAATATAAAATTCGGTCGAAAGAAGATCAAAGGAATTCTAAAAAGGGCATCGCTCAAAGTGACATGTATCAAATGACTGCTTATGCGTTAAGGCGAGCATGTACCCACGTATTATTGCTATATCCTAATGAAATCGAAGTGCTTAAAAATAAATCTGAATTCATAATTACTTCCGGATTTGAAAAAAGTCACGCTGTAAAAATCATAGCAGGAGAAATTCCCTTTTGGTCAATGGATAACTTTGGTCAATTAAGTGTAGAGTTAAAAAGATGTTTATCTGGACTTTTGACAATCAATTAA
- a CDS encoding McrB family protein: MSFIYTWVSAYQQIASRFSAYQANHIGLIEVLEAIGVEGFDDRGNDNIVIKLDDIDPFTFISYLNKYGDDKRIKILNNLCQLWNINVKVYDVCGIPSSNAQKVWLFPYKFERTNNEIERLWGLYNSVLNDTVTNEQLIDVQTIRSVGWTKITEGLFVLKPEKYLPLNSVVNPYLTSLGIHVNNQSYDGIVQTCDFVKKFTEKPFYQISYEGWLHGEELKRQPKYWRLGTKAGDDGGYVLPEMLENNVASIGWDNLGDLKKITPLNKTEVQKKLATENYNGNNNTASRKAGEIMNFLNSVWLNDYIIAMDGAQVKAIGKVLHNQYIHLSDLDFPNCRVVDWLKRDITGIAFEEGLRTTLTEITNKENINKLKNYMNSEGAPLLIDLNNPQPLNQILYGPPGTGKTYNSIDIAVKIITGTSSTHKINKPVFDKLKQDGQIEFVTFHQNYSYEDFMVGLRPDPEDAILRFKPHKGIFYKIAQRAKENYYASKEERSLVKDFETILTELFEPLESGGEVEVKMASGISYLITDITSSTIRFRKSNNSTNHTLSIDTLKEIVQGTRTLNSGLVVYYNPLVKLIKEKQQGGDSTPKEALKRYVLIIDEINRANISRVFGELITLLEDDKRLGGDNELTITLPNDEKNFGVPPNLFVVGTMNTADKSIALLDIALRRRFEFIGKYPDYNLLFPDRAELLKKINEAIYRKKNTADYLIGHAYFLSEDAIENILLKKVIPLLNEYFGNRISEVENIFSTSNWIAKYNENNYCWEVSKKNDIIDV; the protein is encoded by the coding sequence ATGAGTTTTATTTACACCTGGGTTTCAGCTTATCAACAGATCGCTTCGAGATTTTCTGCTTATCAAGCGAATCATATCGGCTTAATCGAAGTACTCGAAGCTATAGGAGTTGAGGGCTTCGATGATAGAGGCAATGACAATATTGTAATAAAATTAGACGACATTGATCCTTTTACTTTTATTTCGTACCTGAATAAATATGGTGATGATAAAAGAATTAAAATCTTAAACAATCTTTGTCAGCTCTGGAATATCAATGTTAAAGTCTACGACGTATGTGGCATTCCCTCCTCTAATGCACAAAAGGTCTGGCTATTTCCTTATAAGTTTGAAAGAACAAATAATGAAATAGAACGATTGTGGGGATTATATAACTCGGTGTTGAACGATACCGTTACCAATGAACAACTTATTGATGTACAAACTATCAGAAGTGTTGGTTGGACAAAAATTACCGAGGGCTTATTCGTTTTAAAGCCAGAGAAGTACCTGCCGCTGAATAGCGTTGTAAATCCTTATTTAACTTCTCTAGGAATACACGTGAACAATCAAAGTTACGATGGTATTGTACAAACTTGTGATTTTGTAAAGAAATTTACTGAGAAGCCATTTTATCAAATATCATACGAGGGTTGGTTACATGGCGAGGAACTAAAACGCCAGCCTAAATATTGGCGTTTGGGAACCAAGGCTGGCGATGATGGTGGTTATGTGCTCCCTGAAATGTTGGAAAATAATGTGGCATCCATCGGGTGGGATAATTTGGGGGATCTTAAAAAAATCACTCCACTAAATAAAACAGAGGTTCAAAAAAAGCTTGCCACAGAAAACTATAACGGAAATAATAATACGGCCTCTCGTAAAGCCGGAGAGATTATGAACTTCCTAAACTCAGTATGGCTGAACGATTACATTATTGCAATGGATGGTGCACAAGTTAAAGCCATCGGAAAGGTTTTACACAATCAATATATTCACTTATCTGATTTGGATTTTCCTAACTGTAGAGTTGTAGATTGGTTGAAAAGAGATATAACCGGAATAGCATTCGAAGAGGGTCTGCGAACTACGCTTACCGAAATAACCAACAAAGAAAATATAAATAAATTAAAAAACTATATGAATTCTGAAGGTGCGCCGCTTTTGATTGATTTGAATAATCCTCAACCTTTAAATCAAATTTTATATGGTCCTCCTGGTACCGGTAAAACGTACAACAGCATAGACATAGCTGTAAAAATAATTACTGGCACTTCCAGTACTCATAAAATAAATAAACCCGTATTCGATAAATTAAAACAAGATGGCCAAATAGAGTTTGTTACTTTTCATCAAAACTATAGTTATGAGGACTTTATGGTTGGTTTAAGGCCAGATCCTGAAGATGCTATTTTGAGATTTAAACCTCATAAAGGCATTTTCTATAAAATCGCTCAAAGAGCAAAGGAAAACTATTATGCATCTAAGGAAGAGAGAAGTTTAGTAAAGGATTTCGAAACTATTTTGACAGAACTCTTCGAGCCCCTTGAATCGGGTGGCGAAGTTGAGGTAAAAATGGCTTCTGGCATATCTTATTTAATAACTGATATTACTAGTAGCACAATTAGATTCAGAAAGTCGAATAATAGTACTAATCACACCTTAAGTATTGACACTTTAAAAGAAATAGTTCAAGGCACGAGGACATTGAATTCTGGGTTAGTAGTATACTACAATCCATTGGTTAAACTAATCAAAGAAAAACAACAAGGTGGCGACAGTACGCCTAAGGAGGCTTTGAAAAGATATGTATTAATAATTGATGAAATTAACCGAGCTAATATTTCAAGGGTCTTCGGAGAGCTAATAACACTATTAGAAGATGACAAACGTCTTGGTGGGGATAATGAATTAACAATTACGTTACCTAATGATGAGAAAAATTTTGGAGTACCTCCTAATTTATTTGTTGTAGGCACAATGAACACCGCTGATAAATCTATTGCTCTGCTAGACATAGCGTTAAGAAGAAGGTTTGAATTTATCGGCAAATATCCCGATTACAATCTTTTATTCCCCGATAGGGCGGAATTGCTTAAAAAAATTAACGAGGCTATCTATCGTAAAAAAAACACTGCTGATTATCTTATCGGTCACGCATATTTTTTAAGTGAAGATGCAATTGAAAATATCTTGTTAAAGAAAGTGATACCTTTATTAAACGAGTATTTTGGCAATAGAATTTCCGAGGTGGAAAATATTTTTAGTACATCTAATTGGATTGCAAAGTACAATGAAAATAATTATTGTTGGGAGGTAAGCAAGAAAAACGATATAATAGATGTTTAA
- a CDS encoding restriction system-associated AAA family ATPase: MKLHRIKLNAIEHRPLLKGLDLSFTDDNDLSNVDPNCFIGINGSGKSQLLETIADIFFYLDRIFRKINRVIEPNAPCLFELEYSITKSNQNYIVKVIQEKSRGTAPDVLLFDYNYNELELFLDDIESYLPQKIIGYTSGENETLSIPFLDYYDEYADHTASRALPEINSSKKGAAKDYDPRFYLMDYSTNKGVVIANLMSGNSRKVKLLLDSISITGIRNFQLKIQTKHKAAKGKDGIKLTPELEATVKNLKIAAAAYEYDASINAYTFDFYNNDVTRKVINKYFGSSIEFYTALYKLELLNNLIIDKKYRNEIKKTRRQKSLVIKPPTVSEMDKVFSYSEIKLFLNNKSLIDYINLSDGEHQFLNIFGTILMQDTPNSIFLLDEPETHFNPKWRREFVKLWNALAAGRTQDNFITTHSPFLVSDCKREKVFIFKKENGTLQISLPTKETFGASFDYILMSAFGLEYTTSEKSLKDLKDLIKSDDIELIEKGLSNFGESPEKFYLYKRIEELRENTKDDAPNL, from the coding sequence ATGAAACTTCACAGGATAAAACTTAACGCAATCGAACACCGTCCGTTGTTAAAAGGGTTGGATTTAAGTTTTACGGATGATAATGATTTGTCAAATGTAGATCCTAACTGTTTTATAGGTATTAACGGTTCTGGTAAATCACAATTACTAGAAACCATAGCCGACATATTTTTTTATTTAGACCGAATATTTAGAAAAATAAATCGGGTAATTGAACCCAATGCTCCATGTTTATTTGAACTTGAATATTCAATTACCAAGTCAAACCAAAATTACATTGTTAAGGTCATCCAGGAAAAGTCTCGAGGAACAGCGCCCGATGTTTTACTTTTTGATTATAATTACAATGAACTAGAGCTGTTTTTGGATGATATTGAAAGTTACCTACCGCAAAAAATTATCGGGTATACTTCTGGTGAAAACGAAACCTTAAGTATACCTTTTTTAGATTATTATGATGAATATGCTGATCATACCGCGTCAAGAGCATTGCCAGAAATAAACAGCTCGAAAAAAGGAGCCGCAAAAGACTACGATCCAAGATTTTATTTGATGGATTACAGTACTAATAAAGGTGTTGTGATTGCCAATTTGATGTCGGGTAATAGCAGGAAAGTTAAGTTGCTGCTTGATTCAATTTCAATAACTGGAATTAGGAATTTTCAGCTCAAAATACAAACAAAACATAAAGCTGCAAAGGGAAAAGACGGCATTAAATTAACTCCTGAACTCGAAGCCACTGTAAAAAATTTAAAAATAGCGGCCGCGGCTTATGAATATGATGCTTCAATAAACGCCTATACTTTCGACTTTTACAATAATGATGTAACACGAAAAGTAATAAACAAATATTTCGGCTCATCAATCGAGTTCTATACAGCGCTTTATAAGCTTGAGTTACTTAATAACTTAATCATTGATAAGAAATATCGCAATGAAATAAAAAAAACTCGCCGACAGAAAAGTCTCGTTATTAAGCCCCCAACCGTCTCTGAAATGGACAAAGTTTTTAGCTATTCTGAGATCAAATTGTTTTTGAATAACAAATCGCTTATTGACTATATCAATCTGAGCGATGGGGAGCACCAATTTCTGAACATATTTGGAACCATCCTAATGCAGGATACTCCAAACTCCATTTTTTTACTCGACGAACCAGAAACACATTTTAATCCCAAATGGAGAAGAGAGTTTGTTAAATTATGGAACGCACTTGCGGCAGGCAGAACACAGGATAACTTTATCACGACTCATTCTCCTTTCCTTGTTTCTGATTGCAAAAGAGAGAAAGTATTCATTTTCAAAAAAGAAAATGGTACACTTCAGATATCATTGCCTACAAAAGAGACCTTCGGAGCTTCGTTTGATTATATATTAATGAGTGCTTTCGGTTTAGAATATACTACGTCAGAAAAATCGTTAAAAGATTTGAAAGATTTAATAAAGTCAGATGATATTGAGTTGATTGAAAAAGGCTTATCAAATTTCGGTGAATCACCTGAAAAGTTTTACTTATATAAACGTATAGAAGAATTAAGAGAGAATACCAAAGACGATGCTCCAAACCTTTAA
- a CDS encoding restriction endonuclease subunit S has translation MASRGDIKSDHVQPALFSGWLTIPFGESIEKTGTFTKLTSKQYNATGNYPVVDQGETFISGYIDDVNLIYKGDLPVIIFGDHTRFVKYINFKFAVGADGTKILKPINALNEKFFYYYIKSLNIPSLGYSRHFSILKTVKIPVPSISEQHRIVAKLDKAFDNIDTLKGKIERIPELIKQFRLQLLDYAISGKLTADWRKNNIQDANDIVKNLKQRTNDSKRLDFFEDIEVTLFDIPKQWTFAYLGALSEKITYGTSVKSENEGDIPVLRMGNLQNGQIDWSDLKYTSDPEELKKYSLNRGDVLFNRTNSPELVGKTSIYESDNQAIYAGYLMKIWNKPELNSYYLNYLLNSAYARNWCWQVKTDGVSQSNINAQKLSKFVVPLPPPDEQTIIVVKLNKLFESAEILVNQFESLRLKINALPQVLLQKAFRGELASHDENDEPVAELLKKIDIDTNTPAPESPPKINASKSMKPKKETQLLIETLMSVSEKNEFTFDDIRKLSSANYSEIKEELYNLLDIKVLEMAFDEENELMIYKLATNETSQDKT, from the coding sequence ATGGCTAGTAGAGGAGATATTAAAAGCGATCACGTTCAGCCTGCGTTGTTCAGTGGCTGGCTAACCATTCCCTTTGGGGAATCAATAGAAAAAACAGGAACTTTTACAAAGCTAACTTCAAAACAGTACAATGCCACCGGCAACTATCCAGTAGTAGATCAGGGCGAAACTTTCATTTCAGGTTATATTGATGATGTTAATTTAATATATAAAGGAGATCTGCCAGTTATTATATTCGGTGATCACACCAGGTTTGTAAAGTATATAAATTTCAAATTTGCAGTTGGTGCTGATGGCACAAAGATACTCAAGCCTATTAATGCTTTAAATGAAAAGTTTTTTTATTACTATATAAAATCACTCAATATACCGTCTTTAGGATATAGTCGCCATTTTTCTATTTTAAAAACTGTAAAAATCCCTGTTCCTTCTATATCTGAGCAGCACCGTATCGTCGCTAAATTGGATAAGGCTTTTGATAACATTGATACTCTTAAAGGAAAAATAGAGCGAATCCCCGAACTAATTAAACAATTTCGTTTACAGCTTCTTGACTATGCGATCTCAGGAAAACTAACTGCTGATTGGCGTAAAAACAATATACAAGATGCAAATGACATCGTAAAAAATCTTAAACAAAGGACAAATGATTCTAAAAGGCTAGATTTTTTTGAGGATATAGAAGTTACATTATTTGATATACCAAAGCAATGGACTTTCGCTTATTTGGGAGCTTTATCTGAAAAAATTACGTATGGAACTTCAGTTAAATCAGAAAATGAAGGAGATATTCCGGTTCTTAGAATGGGTAATTTGCAAAATGGCCAAATCGACTGGTCAGATTTAAAATATACATCTGACCCAGAAGAACTTAAAAAGTATAGCTTAAATAGAGGCGATGTTTTATTCAACAGAACTAATAGTCCTGAGCTTGTGGGAAAGACGTCGATCTATGAAAGTGATAATCAAGCTATTTATGCAGGGTATTTAATGAAAATCTGGAATAAGCCAGAATTAAACTCATACTACTTAAATTATCTATTGAACTCCGCTTATGCTAGAAACTGGTGTTGGCAGGTAAAAACGGACGGTGTAAGCCAATCAAATATTAATGCTCAGAAACTATCGAAATTTGTCGTCCCATTGCCGCCCCCTGATGAACAAACAATCATTGTAGTAAAATTGAATAAACTATTCGAAAGTGCTGAAATTTTAGTAAATCAATTTGAGTCTTTAAGACTAAAAATCAATGCGCTGCCACAAGTACTTCTACAAAAAGCTTTTAGAGGGGAGCTAGCTTCACACGATGAAAATGATGAACCTGTTGCAGAATTGTTAAAGAAAATAGATATCGACACAAATACACCAGCCCCTGAGTCTCCCCCAAAAATTAACGCAAGCAAATCGATGAAGCCTAAAAAAGAAACACAGTTGCTTATAGAAACGCTTATGTCCGTTTCGGAGAAAAATGAATTTACTTTTGACGACATTAGGAAATTATCAAGTGCAAATTATAGTGAAATAAAAGAAGAGCTTTATAACTTGCTTGATATTAAGGTTTTGGAAATGGCTTTTGATGAAGAAAATGAATTGATGATTTATAAATTGGCGACTAATGAAACTTCACAGGATAAAACTTAA
- a CDS encoding HsdM family class I SAM-dependent methyltransferase, producing the protein MFYSTFTRSLHKRGGARAAVVLPDNVLFDDGDGKKIRRDLMDKCNLHTILRLPTGIFYAAGVKTNVLFFERGTSETGNTKKVWFYDMRSNTHSFGKRTPFTRVAFDGFVHAYTGGIHIDDVFNTYDGNVNNEQRAIIQDSRWSCFTRKEIENKNDILDLGLIQEKDYSIENQDNNPIELAKSALKEIEEIQTELLELIALLDG; encoded by the coding sequence ATTTTTTACAGCACATTTACCCGGTCGCTTCATAAAAGAGGCGGCGCAAGAGCAGCTGTAGTACTGCCTGACAACGTTTTATTCGATGATGGAGACGGAAAAAAAATCAGGAGGGACTTAATGGACAAATGTAACCTTCACACGATACTGCGTTTACCAACAGGTATTTTCTACGCCGCAGGTGTAAAAACAAACGTTCTTTTTTTTGAAAGAGGAACTTCCGAAACAGGAAACACAAAGAAGGTTTGGTTTTACGACATGCGCAGTAATACTCATAGTTTTGGTAAACGAACACCGTTTACCCGTGTGGCATTCGACGGCTTTGTTCATGCTTATACGGGAGGTATTCATATTGATGACGTATTCAACACCTACGATGGTAACGTAAATAATGAACAACGCGCGATCATTCAGGATTCGCGCTGGTCTTGTTTTACTCGAAAAGAAATAGAAAATAAAAATGATATTTTAGACCTCGGATTAATTCAAGAGAAAGATTATTCGATTGAAAATCAAGATAACAATCCAATAGAATTAGCGAAGTCTGCTCTAAAAGAAATAGAGGAAATTCAAACTGAATTGTTAGAATTAATTGCTTTATTAGATGGCTAG